One Vicia villosa cultivar HV-30 ecotype Madison, WI unplaced genomic scaffold, Vvil1.0 ctg.001763F_1_1, whole genome shotgun sequence DNA segment encodes these proteins:
- the LOC131636513 gene encoding protein MAIN-LIKE 1-like, whose translation MVNHARKIFSLFKPTAEWFNDHVRGSGLCGLCMTGYTTISTGMQGAFVERWHKETSSFHLLVGEMTITLHDVQCLLHLPIRGPLLHHSRIQRVEAIEWMTLYLGMEHEVAHFECITTSGPHVRFTTLSTYFEHHLDAAAEAEGEGDELLTEYHRGCALRCWYMHVVGAACFVDKSARYVVVTYLRYFMDLDTVHQWNWGAATLAYLYQKLNEASNWRTRQLVGSYTLLTSWIISYFSRIHGFHIDPAYVDAMPRAARYALQRGNDAVGPYRLYLDRTMHDDVTWRPFVDYAQIVPFDGIALYSGWLACGTGIMVRYLPEWCMRQFGFVQRIPRSPFKAAPDTVTRVQLTAIWEDWQHHVVPQEYRLTRVTQDWHSEERYVTWFYRVSHPLVRPDVPGAPRPAHEEILENQQADDDHAIDLLPICQRIEMLGRDALDRGVVQQGGPDAVAVMEMIVTDAGRAAGYRRQRRAQGERVRHTQ comes from the exons atggtgaaccacgctcgGAAGATAtttagtctgtttaaaccaacagctgagtggtttaacgaccatgtgcgaggttcagggctttgcgggctctgcatgacgggttacaccaccatcagcaccggcatgcagggggcatttgtggagcgctggcacaaggagacgtcctctttccacctgctggttggggagatgacgatcaccttgcacgacgtgcagtgtcttctccacctgcctattagggggccaCTGTTGCACCACtctcggatccagagggtcgaggccattgagtggatgacgctctatttgggcatggagcacgaggttgctcactttgagtgcatcacgacatctgggcctcatgtccggttcaccacactgagcacttattttgagcaccacctggacgcggctgccgaggctgagggtgagggtgacgagctattaacagagtatcaccgcggctgcgctctccggtgctggtacatgcatgtggtaggcgctgcatgctttgtggataagagtgccaggtacgtcgtcgtgacctacctccgctacttcatggacctggataccgttcaccagtggaactggggggcagctactctagcATATCTCTACcaaaagctgaatgaggcctccaactggaggacgaggcagttggtcggatcctacacactgcttacg agctggatcatctcctacttctcccgcatccacggctttcacatcgatcctgcgtacgtggacgccatgcccagggccgccagatacgctctccagagggggaacgatgcggtgggaccataccgtctgtacttggaccgcacgatgcacgacgacgtcacctggaggccgttcgtcgactacgctcagattgtcccctttgacggcattgctctatattcaggctggttggcatgcgggaccggcatcatggtccggtatctccctgagtggtgcatgcgtcagttcggattcgtgcagcggatacccaggtcaccctttaaggcagctcccgacacagtgacccgagtgcagctcactgccatatgggaggactggcagcatcatgtggtaccgcaggagtaccgtctcactcgggtcacacaggactggcacagtgaggagaggtacgtcacatggttctaccgggtgtcccatcctctggtgagacccgacgttcccggcgctcctagaccagcacatgaggagatcctggagaaccagcaggccgatgatgaccacgccattgatctcctgccgatttgccagcggatagagatgcttgggcgggacgcgttggatcgaggtgtcgttcaacagggcggtccagatgcagtcgccgtgatggagatgatcgtcactgatgcgggtcgtgcggcggggtacaggcggcagaggagggcccagggtgagagggttaggcacacccagtag